A region of the Calditrichota bacterium genome:
CCGGAGCGAGGAGAGTCAACTTTACATTGCCCGACGCCACCGCCGGCCGAGTAAGAAACGCGATGATCGCCTCGGAATAGTAAAGCGCCACAGCGGTGGCTATGGCGATGCCAATTAGCGCCCTGGTCAGCCTTCGGCGCAGTTCATCGAGGTGGCCGAGAAAGGACATCCCGCCGCCGGTGGGTTCGTTAGTAGTCGCGGGATTTGCCATTCCGGATGTGCGGGATGAGGTAAAGATACCCCGACGCCGAGGCGGGCATCAGTTTCGCGCGAGAAAGTCAACTGCCGATTGAAAAAGCCCCAAGCCGTCCGGACTGCCCAGCAGCGGATCGCACCTCCGCTCGGGGTGCGGCATCATCCCGAGAACGTTGCCCGTTTCGTTGATGATACCGGCTATGCCGCGGCTCGCCCCGTTGGGGTTGAACTCCGGCCCGGTCCGTCCCTCCCGGTCGCAGTAGCGAAAGACAACACGGCGGGTTGACTCGATACGGTCCAGGTTGTCCTCGGGCAGGTAGAAGTTGCCTTCATTATGCGCAATCGGAATCTTCAACACCTGGCCCAAGGTGTAACGGCTGGTGAAGGGGGTATCCGTTCGCTCTACGCGGAGATAGACCTCCCGGCAGATAAAGCGCAATCCCGCGTTGCGGCCCAGCGCGCCGGGCAGCAGCCCGGCTTCGGTCAGGATCTGGAAGCCGTTGCAGACGCCGATTACGAGTCCTCCGCCATCGGCAAACCGGACGACATCCTCCATCACCGGTGCAAACCGGGCGATTGCGCCGGAGCGGAGATAATCGCCATAACTGAACCCCCCCGGTAGGACGACGCCGTCCAGACCGTCGGGAAGTCGTTCCCGGTGCCAGACCGGGACGACCTCCTGACCGGCGTG
Encoded here:
- the purQ gene encoding phosphoribosylformylglycinamidine synthase subunit PurQ yields the protein MPVHARTRWGVVIFPGSNCDHDAIEALSRHAGQEVVPVWHRERLPDGLDGVVLPGGFSYGDYLRSGAIARFAPVMEDVVRFADGGGLVIGVCNGFQILTEAGLLPGALGRNAGLRFICREVYLRVERTDTPFTSRYTLGQVLKIPIAHNEGNFYLPEDNLDRIESTRRVVFRYCDREGRTGPEFNPNGASRGIAGIINETGNVLGMMPHPERRCDPLLGSPDGLGLFQSAVDFLARN